In one Phycisphaeraceae bacterium genomic region, the following are encoded:
- a CDS encoding FHA domain-containing protein, producing MLILTVIQGPDKGRRWRLPDNEPQLIGRSGESLPLTDRNISRRHAELTPDEGKWIINDLQSSNGTLVNGRRVEKPTVLHPGDQIKCGSTLFLFGQESLGKRAHGVRVAKAGEIDTVVEMTVAANDESMIMAVPDANEAAALQLKVIYDMVQLTAQTTDMEQLLEKVMHLITEYIRVDRGFVLLQEAPDQRPEPVVVWHRVKPESKTDQRITVSRTIVQHVLRHGEGVLSSNAMTDKRFASGESVQYYGIRSAMCVPIRFRQQLYGVIHVDSQVANYTYTEDQLRLLTAIGLQTGLALANAGVYVQRLNRERLAAVGQTVASLSHSIKNILQGMRGGADLVELGLKKENMKVVKGGWDIVSRNLERISHLMLNMLAYSKERKPELEMTNLPKLLDEIVVLVQSQFDAKKAALIADFDSDMPPIPIDSAGIHQAVLNLLRNALEAVEPELGAVTLACEYHEETQEVTIRVIDNGPGIPEEVRRRLFVPFYSTKGLRGTGLGLVVTRKIVEEHGGRVTIESKPGEGTTVTVWLPTKGTSASAETHTGK from the coding sequence ATGCTCATCCTCACCGTCATTCAGGGCCCGGATAAAGGTCGCCGCTGGCGCTTGCCGGACAACGAGCCGCAGCTCATCGGTCGCTCCGGCGAGTCGTTACCGCTGACGGATCGCAACATTTCGCGTCGGCATGCGGAGCTGACACCCGACGAGGGTAAGTGGATCATCAATGATTTGCAGAGTTCCAACGGCACGCTGGTGAATGGCCGCCGTGTGGAAAAGCCGACCGTGCTGCATCCGGGCGATCAGATCAAATGCGGCTCGACGCTGTTTCTTTTCGGCCAGGAGAGTCTGGGCAAGCGCGCCCATGGCGTGCGTGTCGCCAAGGCGGGGGAGATCGACACCGTCGTTGAGATGACGGTTGCCGCCAACGACGAGTCCATGATCATGGCTGTTCCCGACGCCAACGAAGCGGCGGCACTCCAGCTCAAAGTCATCTACGACATGGTGCAGTTGACCGCCCAGACGACCGACATGGAGCAACTGCTCGAAAAGGTGATGCACCTGATCACCGAATACATCCGTGTCGATCGCGGATTTGTCCTGCTCCAGGAAGCACCGGACCAGCGACCTGAGCCGGTCGTTGTCTGGCACCGCGTCAAGCCGGAAAGCAAAACCGACCAGCGCATCACGGTCAGCCGCACCATCGTGCAGCACGTGCTGCGGCATGGCGAGGGCGTGCTTTCGTCCAACGCGATGACCGACAAACGCTTCGCCAGCGGTGAGAGTGTGCAGTATTACGGCATCCGCTCGGCGATGTGCGTCCCCATCCGGTTTCGCCAGCAGCTCTACGGCGTGATCCACGTGGACAGCCAGGTGGCGAATTACACCTACACCGAAGATCAGCTTCGCCTGCTGACTGCCATCGGCTTGCAGACCGGACTGGCACTGGCGAACGCAGGTGTTTACGTGCAGCGGCTTAACCGCGAACGGCTCGCGGCGGTGGGGCAGACCGTCGCGTCGCTTTCTCATTCGATCAAAAACATCCTGCAAGGCATGCGCGGCGGAGCGGACCTCGTCGAGCTGGGGCTTAAGAAAGAGAACATGAAGGTCGTCAAGGGCGGGTGGGACATCGTCTCACGCAACCTCGAACGCATCTCGCACCTGATGCTCAACATGCTCGCCTATTCGAAGGAGCGCAAGCCCGAGCTGGAGATGACCAACCTGCCCAAGCTGCTCGATGAGATCGTGGTGCTGGTGCAAAGCCAGTTCGACGCGAAGAAAGCAGCGTTGATCGCCGACTTCGATTCCGACATGCCGCCGATACCTATCGACAGCGCGGGGATCCATCAGGCGGTGCTGAATCTGCTGCGTAATGCGCTGGAGGCCGTCGAGCCGGAATTGGGCGCGGTGACGCTGGCGTGTGAATATCACGAGGAAACGCAGGAAGTGACGATCCGCGTGATCGACAACGGCCCCGGAATCCCGGAGGAAGTACGGCGTCGGCTGTTCGTTCCTTTCTATTCCACCAAAGGACTGCGCGGCACGGGGCTGGGGCTGGTCGTGACACGGAAAATCGTCGAGGAACACGGCGGCCGCGTGACCATCGAGAGCAAGCCCGGCGAGGGAACGACCGTGACGGTTTGGCTGCCCACCAAGGGTACGAGTGCCAGCGCGGAGACGCACACGGGTAAGTGA
- a CDS encoding argininosuccinate lyase has translation MASKSPKNASVRSAKPVVKPWEHAKGGKSGSGGDPLASRFVESLSYDRRLYKHDIAGSIAHATMLEKVGLITKQELSEIKRGLKEIEKEIEAAGADYGASWPGWKIELEDVHMCIEAALIEKVGDAGRKLHTGRSRNDQVALDLLLWVRKESEHLRERIVDLLKALVALADKQGDIVMPAYTHLQRAQPIVAGAELMAWARAFGVCIQRIESLRVLDRSPLGSGAIAGSSLPLDRMAVAGELLDQNIPGDIANLLSNALGLSDAMAKSIDMTTTVEENSIFATASRDAALDFIYCLTTIANWLSRWAEQWIIYCSTEFSFITLDAKYTTGSSMMPQKRNPDMLELIRGRCGNVYGHLVALLTILKGIPVGYNRDLQEDKRHVFAAYDVVSDCLEMAARIVATTKFNEEKIKATLDRGFLDATSLAEYLVTRGVPFRTAHQVVGSLVRTCEERGLVQLSQLAVKDFETACDTAGAKKGTVNRDVYDWLGAENVVKRYQTYGNAGVSGFQAQLKAWKERIKGGMC, from the coding sequence ATGGCCTCTAAATCTCCGAAAAACGCATCCGTCCGCTCCGCCAAGCCCGTCGTCAAACCCTGGGAACACGCCAAGGGCGGCAAGTCCGGCAGCGGCGGTGATCCGCTGGCGTCACGGTTTGTCGAGTCGCTCTCCTACGACCGCCGGCTGTATAAGCACGACATTGCCGGTTCGATCGCCCACGCGACCATGCTCGAAAAGGTCGGCCTCATCACTAAGCAGGAGTTGAGTGAGATCAAGCGCGGCCTCAAGGAGATCGAAAAAGAAATCGAAGCTGCCGGAGCGGATTACGGCGCGAGCTGGCCGGGCTGGAAAATCGAGCTTGAAGACGTCCACATGTGCATCGAGGCGGCACTGATTGAAAAAGTCGGTGACGCGGGGCGCAAGCTCCACACGGGGCGCAGCCGCAACGATCAGGTGGCTCTTGATCTGTTGCTCTGGGTCCGCAAGGAGTCGGAGCATCTGCGCGAACGGATTGTTGATCTGCTCAAGGCGCTGGTTGCACTGGCTGACAAGCAGGGCGACATCGTCATGCCCGCTTACACGCATCTTCAGCGCGCCCAGCCGATCGTAGCGGGCGCGGAGTTGATGGCCTGGGCGCGGGCGTTCGGGGTATGTATCCAACGGATCGAATCATTGCGCGTGCTCGATCGATCGCCGCTGGGTTCCGGTGCCATTGCCGGCTCGTCGCTGCCGCTGGATCGCATGGCGGTCGCAGGAGAATTGCTGGATCAAAACATTCCTGGCGACATCGCAAATCTCCTGTCCAACGCTCTGGGATTGTCCGACGCGATGGCGAAAAGCATCGACATGACGACCACCGTTGAGGAGAACAGCATTTTCGCCACGGCCTCCCGAGATGCGGCACTGGATTTCATCTACTGCTTGACCACCATCGCCAACTGGCTCTCCCGCTGGGCGGAGCAGTGGATCATCTACTGTTCAACCGAGTTTTCCTTTATCACGCTCGACGCTAAATACACCACCGGTTCGTCGATGATGCCGCAGAAGCGCAACCCCGACATGCTTGAGCTTATTCGTGGCCGGTGCGGCAACGTGTACGGCCACCTCGTCGCGCTCTTGACGATCCTCAAAGGGATTCCCGTCGGATACAACCGCGACCTTCAGGAAGACAAGCGGCATGTTTTCGCAGCCTACGATGTGGTGTCCGATTGTCTGGAGATGGCAGCGAGGATCGTCGCGACGACGAAGTTCAACGAGGAGAAAATCAAGGCCACGCTCGACCGCGGCTTCCTCGATGCGACCTCGCTCGCGGAATATCTCGTGACCCGAGGCGTGCCGTTCCGCACGGCTCACCAGGTGGTCGGCTCGCTGGTGCGGACCTGTGAGGAGCGTGGGCTGGTCCAGCTATCGCAATTGGCGGTGAAGGATTTTGAAACGGCCTGCGACACGGCAGGCGCGAAAAAGGGCACGGTAAATCGAGACGTTTACGACTGGCTCGGTGCGGAAAACGTCGTCAAGCGCTATCAGACGTACGGCAACGCGGGTGTCAGCGGCTTTCAGGCGCAGCTCAAGGCGTGGAAGGAACGAATCAAAGGCGGGATGTGTTAA
- a CDS encoding response regulator → MTRRSVEVPQSSSKTPPAVRVLIVDGQAQSRRAILRSLRGTPTMVIEAANTAEARERIASACIDLALIDEKLSDGSGIALAEELQRGRLATQTVVMTDHADFALAVEAMRAGAADVIVKPLKADQVRATLSRALERQHTHRAVQQRVQRLRRICKKLNASRDEITQQVDVLCSDLVAAYQELATQMHQAVQTSEFAGVVGNELDLESLLRKTLEHLLHKAGPTNAAIFLPSTSDEYSLGGYVNYDCTSESADILLQHLADVLAPRLARRSNILHITDNTTLVEWIGDDAAYLEDAHIVAFPCRHDGEVLASIALFRDGAQPFESSFVEACNTIAPMLAGFLAKIIRIHHRHHGDDSQSREAA, encoded by the coding sequence GTGACCCGTCGAAGTGTGGAAGTGCCCCAAAGCTCCTCGAAAACGCCCCCTGCAGTGCGGGTGTTGATCGTGGATGGTCAGGCGCAGAGTCGCCGTGCGATCCTGCGCAGCCTGCGCGGCACTCCCACGATGGTGATTGAAGCCGCTAATACCGCCGAAGCTCGAGAGCGGATCGCCTCCGCGTGCATCGACCTGGCACTGATCGACGAAAAACTCTCTGATGGATCGGGCATCGCGCTGGCGGAAGAACTGCAACGCGGCAGGCTCGCCACGCAAACAGTCGTCATGACCGATCACGCTGACTTTGCTCTCGCGGTTGAAGCGATGCGCGCCGGGGCGGCTGACGTAATCGTCAAGCCATTGAAGGCTGATCAGGTCCGCGCCACGCTCAGCCGCGCTCTTGAACGACAGCATACCCATCGCGCGGTGCAGCAGCGCGTTCAGCGTCTTCGCCGCATCTGCAAAAAACTGAACGCTTCGCGCGATGAGATTACTCAGCAGGTGGACGTGCTGTGCAGCGACCTGGTGGCTGCCTATCAGGAACTGGCGACCCAGATGCATCAGGCGGTGCAGACCAGCGAGTTTGCCGGCGTGGTGGGTAACGAGCTTGATCTCGAATCGCTCCTGCGCAAGACGCTCGAACATCTCCTCCACAAGGCCGGCCCCACCAACGCAGCGATCTTTCTGCCCTCGACCTCCGATGAGTATTCACTGGGCGGCTATGTGAATTACGACTGCACCTCCGAGTCGGCGGATATCCTGTTGCAGCATCTGGCTGACGTGCTGGCTCCGCGACTGGCGCGCCGGTCGAACATTCTGCACATCACCGACAACACGACGCTCGTCGAGTGGATCGGCGACGATGCGGCCTACCTCGAAGATGCGCACATCGTGGCCTTCCCTTGCCGTCACGACGGCGAAGTGCTCGCCTCGATCGCGCTGTTCCGCGACGGAGCGCAGCCGTTTGAGTCCAGCTTCGTCGAGGCATGTAACACCATTGCGCCGATGCTCGCTGGCTTCCTTGCAAAAATCATCCGTATTCATCACCGCCATCATGGTGATGACTCGCAATCACGCGAAGCGGCATAA
- a CDS encoding HDOD domain-containing protein codes for MPTDLSKTRRLELILRQIDSLPTLPVVATRLLSLTASDESNARQVTDLIMGDQSLTAKILSLCRQADRGVRTDVMTIDKAVVLLGFTEVRNAVLSIKIFETFDPHESRKEEKPDSFDRVDFWRHSLAVGIAAELIAAAHGSPADLPPAEAFVAGLLHDIGKVALDHVLPKSFARVIELTDLNQGNIAEFERRIIGLDHHTAGKRIAEQWQLPHRLQDCIWLHGSSYESLPRLDHRRLIGLVGLADLIVRQQHLGYSGNFQIKQTPRELAQKLALDPDRIERVAQRLHEEVEKRARALGLEDRPSRDLYLQSIEQANQVLGRLNSALERRSRGLSKQSQVLDAIGAFHAAAQPGRSMLDVMNLVVSNAGTALGEGFYALLQQSEQEGQPWFIAQYGTQGQPLRSQYIEPPPLAPDLTRLGEGEPVSMNLTQILPWIADYLLEAPDLREVKLLPLSCGWGTAAVLLHNQTQLPPWPQLSALLSTWGSAIAAAGQHDGARRMGEELAEANRALAEAQDKLLHTESMARLGEMAAGAAHEMNNPLAVISGRSQLLSISLPPGTKEQKAAQTIFEQAHRLSDLITSLRMFADPPRADPKPTDIGALLQETIKRVRKEQGANDKPVNLQIKTKLPSVSLDASQIQSAITELIENGLQASPRTGVHVTVRVEPVERHLIVQVNDDGVGMDGHTLAHAMDPFFSNKTAGRRVGMGLPRAQQLAAAHGGWIELRSKVGEGTTASLFLPLDEVDFETADTTAA; via the coding sequence ATGCCCACCGACCTTTCCAAGACTCGACGCCTCGAACTGATTCTCCGGCAGATTGATTCTCTGCCGACGCTTCCCGTGGTGGCGACGCGGTTGCTTTCTCTGACCGCCAGCGATGAGTCCAACGCCCGACAGGTCACCGACCTGATCATGGGCGATCAGTCGCTGACCGCCAAAATCCTCTCGCTCTGCCGTCAGGCTGATCGCGGGGTGCGCACGGATGTCATGACCATTGACAAGGCGGTGGTGCTGCTGGGCTTCACCGAGGTGCGCAACGCAGTGCTGTCGATCAAGATTTTCGAGACGTTTGATCCGCACGAGTCGCGCAAGGAGGAAAAGCCCGACAGCTTCGATCGTGTGGATTTCTGGCGGCACAGTCTGGCGGTGGGAATCGCCGCCGAGCTTATCGCCGCCGCACACGGCTCGCCCGCGGACCTGCCGCCCGCCGAAGCCTTCGTCGCCGGTCTGCTTCATGACATCGGCAAGGTTGCGCTGGATCACGTCCTGCCCAAGAGTTTTGCTCGCGTCATCGAGCTGACGGATCTCAATCAGGGGAATATCGCCGAGTTTGAACGACGCATCATCGGACTCGACCATCACACCGCCGGCAAACGCATCGCCGAGCAGTGGCAGCTCCCGCACCGACTCCAGGACTGCATCTGGCTGCACGGCTCATCCTACGAGTCGCTGCCGCGGCTGGATCATCGCCGACTCATCGGACTCGTGGGGCTGGCGGACCTGATCGTCCGACAGCAGCACCTCGGATACAGCGGGAACTTCCAGATCAAACAGACGCCGCGCGAGCTGGCACAGAAACTCGCACTCGATCCCGACCGCATTGAGCGCGTCGCGCAGCGACTTCACGAAGAAGTGGAAAAACGCGCCCGCGCGCTGGGACTGGAAGATCGGCCGTCGCGCGACCTCTATCTCCAGTCCATCGAGCAGGCCAATCAAGTGCTCGGCCGGCTTAACAGTGCGCTGGAGCGGCGCAGTCGGGGCTTGTCGAAGCAGTCGCAGGTGCTCGACGCGATCGGAGCGTTTCACGCTGCAGCACAGCCGGGCCGAAGCATGCTCGACGTGATGAACCTCGTTGTCAGTAATGCGGGCACAGCACTGGGTGAGGGGTTTTACGCGCTGCTCCAGCAGTCGGAGCAGGAAGGCCAGCCGTGGTTCATTGCGCAGTACGGCACGCAGGGGCAGCCGTTGCGGTCGCAATACATCGAGCCTCCGCCGCTGGCGCCGGACCTGACGCGGCTGGGTGAGGGTGAGCCGGTGTCGATGAACCTGACGCAGATTCTTCCGTGGATCGCAGACTATCTGCTCGAAGCACCGGACCTTCGCGAGGTGAAACTTCTGCCGCTGTCCTGCGGTTGGGGCACCGCAGCGGTGCTGCTGCACAACCAGACCCAGCTTCCGCCGTGGCCGCAGCTCTCAGCGTTGCTGAGCACCTGGGGCTCTGCGATTGCCGCCGCCGGTCAGCATGACGGTGCCCGTCGCATGGGTGAGGAACTCGCCGAGGCGAATCGCGCCCTGGCTGAGGCACAGGACAAGCTGCTCCACACGGAATCGATGGCTCGTCTGGGCGAGATGGCTGCCGGTGCCGCCCACGAGATGAATAATCCTCTGGCTGTGATCTCCGGCCGCAGCCAACTGCTCTCGATCTCGCTCCCGCCGGGAACCAAAGAACAGAAAGCAGCCCAGACGATTTTCGAACAGGCGCATCGACTCAGCGACCTGATCACCTCGCTGCGGATGTTCGCCGATCCGCCCCGCGCCGATCCGAAGCCGACCGACATCGGTGCGCTGCTTCAGGAAACGATCAAGCGGGTACGCAAAGAGCAGGGCGCGAATGACAAGCCGGTGAATCTCCAGATCAAGACGAAGCTGCCTTCGGTTTCGCTCGATGCGAGTCAGATTCAGTCCGCGATTACGGAGTTGATCGAGAACGGTTTGCAGGCCTCACCGCGAACCGGGGTTCATGTCACCGTGCGGGTTGAGCCGGTCGAGCGGCATCTGATCGTGCAGGTGAATGATGACGGCGTGGGGATGGATGGTCACACGCTCGCGCATGCGATGGATCCGTTTTTCAGCAACAAGACGGCGGGCCGTCGCGTAGGCATGGGACTGCCCCGAGCGCAGCAGTTGGCCGCGGCGCATGGCGGGTGGATCGAGTTGCGGAGCAAGGTGGGCGAGGGCACCACCGCGTCGCTGTTCCTGCCGCTGGATGAGGTGGATTTTGAGACGGCGGACACGACAGCCGCGTGA
- a CDS encoding response regulator, whose translation MSTPETTDLVNKQIFTTGEAAEVCKISQQTIIRCFDSGRLRGFRVPGSKFRRIPREELIRFMRENNIPTDSLEGGKRRILIVDDDEQIVELFVDVLSRDDRFEVKTAATGYDAGVLTEQFRPDLMILDFMLPDINGNVVCKTVRSNPDLAGMKIIIVSGVVNQDEIDELLKAGADEFVKKPFNIEKLLARVGELLVL comes from the coding sequence ATGTCAACGCCTGAAACCACCGACCTCGTCAACAAGCAGATTTTTACAACCGGCGAAGCTGCCGAGGTTTGCAAGATTTCTCAGCAGACCATCATCCGTTGTTTCGACAGCGGACGGCTGCGTGGTTTCCGCGTACCGGGCAGCAAGTTTCGACGGATCCCCCGCGAGGAATTGATCCGTTTCATGCGGGAAAACAACATTCCAACCGACAGCCTCGAAGGCGGCAAACGTCGGATTCTCATCGTCGATGACGACGAGCAGATTGTCGAGCTGTTCGTTGACGTCCTTTCGCGGGACGATCGGTTCGAGGTCAAGACTGCGGCGACCGGCTACGACGCTGGTGTGCTGACCGAACAATTTCGGCCGGACCTCATGATCCTCGACTTCATGCTTCCTGATATCAACGGCAACGTCGTCTGCAAAACCGTCCGCTCCAACCCTGATCTGGCGGGAATGAAAATCATCATTGTCTCCGGCGTGGTAAATCAGGACGAAATTGACGAGCTGCTCAAGGCTGGTGCCGATGAATTCGTCAAGAAGCCCTTCAACATCGAAAAACTTCTGGCGCGCGTGGGCGAATTGCTGGTGCTGTGA
- a CDS encoding phytanoyl-CoA dioxygenase family protein → MDKSLLLTSKQMARFVADGFLQFDSLIPAELNTKALAELQSKETGGWYGYAKSGTPLSRMFENMPGVRAVFDHPRFQGIMHSLVGPDPLYDHHANHTVPPGRHEAQALHADAIIDTRTHFDVQFYYFPHDTPREMGGTMVVPGSHFRQVNTFDINRYQNFLGQHCIVCKAGTVIATHHGIWHCAQPNLTDRTRHMLKLRVNPTVRQLRLWNTEDIDDPEIRQILSTNHRWYGNEVRIEYVQRVKLWRFLTGDPKWDLSMWLGRIENKPRNQPAAV, encoded by the coding sequence ATGGATAAATCACTCCTCCTGACCAGTAAGCAGATGGCGCGCTTTGTCGCGGATGGTTTTCTTCAGTTCGACAGTCTCATCCCTGCCGAGCTTAATACCAAGGCTCTTGCCGAGCTTCAGTCGAAGGAGACCGGCGGTTGGTATGGCTACGCGAAGTCGGGCACGCCGTTGTCGCGGATGTTTGAAAACATGCCCGGTGTGCGTGCGGTGTTCGACCACCCGCGCTTTCAGGGAATCATGCACTCGCTCGTGGGGCCTGACCCGTTGTACGACCATCACGCGAACCACACCGTTCCCCCCGGCCGCCACGAAGCGCAGGCTCTGCACGCCGACGCCATCATCGACACGCGCACGCACTTCGACGTGCAGTTCTATTACTTCCCGCACGACACGCCGCGTGAGATGGGCGGCACCATGGTCGTACCCGGAAGCCACTTCCGACAAGTCAACACGTTCGACATCAACCGCTATCAAAACTTCCTCGGTCAGCATTGCATCGTTTGCAAGGCCGGCACCGTCATCGCCACGCATCACGGCATCTGGCACTGTGCCCAGCCCAATCTCACCGACCGCACGCGGCACATGCTCAAGCTCCGCGTCAATCCGACCGTGCGCCAGCTCCGCTTGTGGAACACAGAGGACATCGACGATCCGGAGATTCGACAGATCCTCAGCACCAACCACCGTTGGTACGGCAACGAAGTGCGCATTGAGTACGTGCAGCGCGTCAAACTCTGGCGCTTCCTCACCGGCGATCCGAAATGGGATTTGTCGATGTGGCTGGGAAGGATCGAGAACAAACCGCGGAATCAGCCTGCGGCCGTCTGA